AAAAGTTAAAGATACAGGtgtttgtatttgaaataaGTGAAATTGGTGTTGGCTTTTTTCATGTTATGCATTTCAGATGTGATACTCTCATCTCATCTAGTTTCctaaaattacttaattgactCTTCCCATCAGTTCCAGTcctcctgtctgcctgtctaaGATCAATTAACTTCCTTTCTCTGATCAATAGTGAATATATTCTCCATTCCCAaactaaaactttattttatatagcacctttaaaggtggctttacaAAGCACTTAAACCATTCAGTTGGGGgacttttttttactgcttgttttatatttttttctgcttgctttatctattttttctgcactcagggaataatattttatgttacTTCCTGAGGTCAGCTTCTGGAGAGGCGTTAGAAAAGGAAGTCTTGTTTGAGTCAGACAAATAGAAAGTGAAATGGGGTGTTATGTTGAAATTatacaatgcactagtaagacctcCTTCAGATTCCTATGAACATAAGAACATGTTAGACAGCAGAGGAGGCCATATGACCTATAGAGCCCatctggtagttagtagttactGCATCTCATCTggttatttatttaaagaagccaaggtattAACTTTAGCATGTTCCAGAATACCACAAACATTTGTGtaatacctactgtaccttctgttctcagtttaaTTTAGTctccacttgtgccctctggtttgtgttacaattactgtactgtggtcaCCACATTGGAGAAcatgctgctctggaatcagtccagagaacagCAAACATATACATCCTTGGAATTAAATGAATGTCCTACGTGGACAGACTGAAGCTCCCACACGCTTATGGTTAGAAAGCTATAGAGAAAATATCAcattagaaagaaaaacatacaaGTCAACAGAAGTGTATTGCATTCAGGAGTCGGCACAGATTTTTCTCCTTTATGAGTGTAAGATACCCAGTGGCGTACTCCTACTCACAACAAGCCGGCTCCTCCTACCTTTCTGCAGCTTTCAACACACAAGCCTGCTGGCCTGCGTCGACTTTCATCATACAAGCCTACCGTCCTGCCGAGATTTTCAACATACAAGCCTGCTGGCCTGCCGAGATTTTCAACATACAAGCCTACTGGCCTGCCGAGATTGTCAACACACAGTACAAGGTGCTTGCACCCCAACACTCAAGCACAGCAGTTTGTGCAGACCTGGCCATACGGTTAAGCAATGAAACAGTGCTGGAACATGCTGGGAAAGTGAAGTGAGATAAGGTTATATAATCACTACACAGAGCTGACCTAGAGTACAGTGTGCATTTAGGCATCCAGCTATTAAAGAAGCTGTCACAGAAAGAATGGAAATAAGAGGGAGAAGAACAGTCCCAGGTCTAAATGGAAAGTTCTACACGAATAGGTGAAAGGAATTGTGTCGGACTGAAGACACAAGGGAAACTAGAGCCACTAGTCTGGATTGGCAACTGAATGTACTTAATCTTGTTCCTAGCATTGGTGCTTATCACAGGCCAATAAAGCAGAGTCCTGTTCTCTGAAGACTTTGGGTTTTTTCTGGTTTCCCTGGTACCTGATTTCAAAGGAATTTTAAGATAAGGAGATTGTAATTTCCATGTTACTCTCCagactgttcttttttttcagcaaaatacttttttcagcATGTCCCCACTCACACTGGACCTGGTTTCATTCACCAACGTGACTCCACAATATCACATGGACAAACTTGGATGTAGggatattaattatatttattcctatatatacagtaataaaggaGAAAAGGGAATTGATCAGAAACTGTACAGTTCTGTACTGCAACTTCCTGAAGTTGTTGTAACAACTGTTGGATATCATTAAACTATGGACAGATAGCAGAAATAGGTAAACAAAAGTTTAAACAAGCCAACTGATCAGTTAAGGACTTTGATGAACACCAGTGATTAAAAGCtcagttgaaaaaaaaacatgagagaCAGTCATCTCTCAAAACCAGAGTTGGAAACCATTAATCTAATGGGGCAGACGTAAGCAGTGGTGTTCTGCAGGTATCTGTTTTGGGTCCATTACTTTATactttaccttttacttttttctcaTAAAGATTCAGACCTGAGTGTTATATGTAGATATTTCTCTGCCCTCATTAGGACAAAAAggtgaagcaataaaaaagcaaacaaaatactTGGGCATTGAGAAAAATGTGTGAAATTTAAATCAATGGCCATTATGCTTAAGATTTTTAAGACCTCACAATAGTGTGTAGTTTCAGTCACCTACCATAATAAAAAGACTTCAATGTTGAAACTTTACACTTTTATGGATGAAAGAAGTGAAATGTTAAAAATCCTTTTCTGACATAACTGACTGGAAtggatagaaaataaattaaccaAAAACATTGCTTAGTGTAAGCAACACCCTTTAATGACCATACCTCTGCTAATTTGATTGATCTCTCTCattttctcattccagaaagtgTTACGATTTCCCACACTCGGTAACATACCTTACTATTTATTATGAGATGGCTTCACAGGTAACTCACACTAAGAACACTCGTCACTGGTCTTCCAAAAGACACCACCGCTCAAGGTTCAAGTGACCCATCATCACAAAGACcctaacacctacagtacaacacaCTATTCCTGGAGAGCGAACCGAGACTCTCTCACTCCTGCTATAACTCCGGAGGAAATCTGCCTCTTAACAGAATATGCTGTACAAGTAAAGTCACCCAGAGTCCAGGAGCCAGTTTACATTTCACCACCCCAGAGAAAATATGAACAAGAGACTGATATTTATAGCAAGAACAACAGCAGTTTGGACCTTCGGAGCTCCTCCTGAAGCACCAAGTGGTGCCTCTCTACGTCTGTGCCTCTGGCAGGGGCAGGCTGGGTTCGGCGCTGTGCTCGTGGGTATGTTGAGAGGGTCCCAAGGTCTTGGTGTTTCGAAACAGTTGCCCTCGTGCTACCTCTCCGTTCAAGTtcttgtggggggggggttgtgtgactttttttcctgcttgctttagatttttttctgcttgcttTATCTACTTTTTCTGCACTCAgagaataatattttatgttacTTCCTGAGGTCAGCTTCTGGAGAGGTTTAAGAAAAGGAAGTCTTGTTTGAGTCTGTAAATAGAAAGTGAAATGGGATGTTATGTTGAAATTatacaatgcactagtaagacctcCTTCAGATTCCTATGAAATAGAAGAACATGTTAGACAGCAGAGGAGACCATATGACCCATAGAGCCCATCTGGTAGTTAGAAGTTACTGCATCTCATctgattatttatttaaagaagccaaggtattAACTTTAGCATGTTCCAGACTTCCACAAACATTTGTGTaaatacctactgtaccttctgttctcagtttaaTTTAGTctccacttgtgccctctggtttgtgttacaattactgtactgtggtcaCCACAGTGTGAGAAcatgctgctctggaatcagtccagagaacagCAAACATATACATCCCTGGATTTAAATGAATGTCCTACATGGACAGACTAAAAGAAACAAACCTCTGCCCAAACTGGCAAGCAAGTGGTAGAAGAGTGCACTTTCTGGAGGTCTGTAGTAAATTAAGTGGTCTCACTGCTGAAGGCTGTAGCTCAAGGCAGAGACTGCTTATGGAAACTGTAAGAAGTGGAGCTGCCAAATGGGTAGTAAGATCGTAGATTACAGACACATAGACACCTAGTTCTCTGTGATGCTCAGGAAAAGTGAAGAGCCAGCAAGGCAAGGGTCTGCAAAGTTTAATGAGACTGATGACATTCAGAGAGGAGAGAAGGAGCCAGGCAAAGTGGCTGTTGATGGAAAGCTGTTCTCACTGGGATGGGGAGGAAGAGATGAAGAATAAAGTGATGTTGTCACCAGTGCCTCAAGGGGGTGTTCCTCTCACAGCTGTGGAAGGAAAGGTGTGTGCTGGGGCAGTGGACAGAGAATCTGCCAAGAGAAGACGCTGGAGGTCCACTCCAGACACAAGGTGGAGCCGGAGAACGGATGGGGACCCTTATAGCACAGCATGGTTCTCAGTGGGGACACCCTAGATTGAGGAACTGCAGTGAGGGTCCCTGACATGAGCTGCACGTTTGGTCCAGCAGGGGGCAATAGCAGGGTGGACTCCCAGGATAGATACGACAAGAAATGGACGGGAGAAGGGAGAGATTTGGAAACagaagatattgctgtttgcaCTAAATTCACAATGTAAGTTCTATTAGAAAACAGCTTGAGAAGCTCAGATAGCAAGGTTTCTTTACTACTATTCACGGTTTTATAGGCATTAACCCAGTTCTCAATCCATTCCATACCTTACCTTCAAGTCCTACACCACAGCTTCAGGACTGAGTTTTTATGTGGGAATTAATCAGTTGCTTTATGGAAATCCATATTTATCACATTACGAACTGCTTGTGTCCATCACTGCTTTTGCTTGCTCAAATAAGAAAAGCTAGAATCTTCATGCAGGATCAGCACTTTCAAAACAATTGTTGACAATCCCTAATGAGGTTAGCACTATATAAACATTGGCTTCCAATTTTACTTTAATTAACATCTTCATAATGACATACAACAAAAGTAAACCTTACTGATCTGTAGTTGCCTggctctattttttttattggaacaagtaaaggtttattccatgctgaaaagagaagaaaaacacatttcaattgtggagctttcttcaggtgtcacaccctaagaaggccccacagctgaaatgtgtttcttttcttctcttttcagcatggaataaactttacttgttcctttgcagcctaggaatgctgacacagctccctattTGATCAGTTTTTTATTGCCCTCCAAATGACCACGGTTCTTCTATATACCTGCCAGTCTGTTCTGAAAACATCAAAGCAATTGTTGAGTGGTGAAACAAGAATAAATATGCCTAACACATCTGAAACCCCATCCTAAGCCAAACAGCACATTTGTTCCCCAGTGAAGCCTCTAAGACTTCCAATGTTCCTAACTGAACACCACTGTTCAGATTAAAAAACCAACGGCAACTAATGACTAATTGTGTCTATGGAATTGAAGTGACACACTACAACATTATCAAAAATGATATTATATAGCTGTTAAGCTAATAGCATAATAGCTATGATCTCATATCtccaaagaaaaagaacaaaagacagacaaaaatgttcttctcttttttaaatataaaatgatcACTGTATTCCATATTATTGCTGTTTCTTACTGTTTCTGTGCTTGTCATTGTCTTTTAGACACTTTAAGATTCCATGTTAAAACACTGAATATTATGCCTGAAGTTATAATCAACAGTCAAAGTTACTCAAAGAACTAAGACGCATTTGTGTATGTTAATGACTGATCtggtcaaataaaaataattttgtgtttactAAACTGCTGTTTTCCCTTAGTTCAACCCATCCTAATGTTTTATTCCATATGGGTTTTATTTGGTTATATTTGGGTCTGTGCGTTGATCTTCCCTTGCAATggcctgctataaagatacaatgAGAAAGTGTCCACCTAGAAAAGCTCAAACAGCAAGAAAACGTCCTGCTTTGACAGACACTAAATGAGCAATCCCCAACCAAGATTCGGAGGAGAGGTTAAAGGCAGGAGCCTgcctttttatttgaaatgaatAAATGTGTCGAGTGACACCGCTGTTAAACCCGGTGTCTTCTCTGTTGATCCTGAGAGCTCTACGGGCCTCCTCCTCTCCCACAGACATGACCCCGGGCTCCTACCTTGAGCACACAGTCCCATGGCGACAGCGGCCAGCGGCAGCCAGTGATGGGCCATGCTCCCGGCCAGCGCAGGCACTGAGTGACAACAGGACGGGCAGAGCCGCAGAGGAGGAAGCAGAGAGAGGCCTTTGCAAGGCAACAGCTGAGCAGGGTCTCTACTTTCAGCTTCCGCCCGTGTAGGGAACCCACAGAGGGCAACTCCCACACGCTTGTGGTAAGAAAGCTATAGAGAAAATAGCACATTATAAAGAAGTAAACACAAGTGTATTGCATTCAGGAGTCGGCACAGATTTTTCTCCTTTATGAGTGTAAGATACCCAGTAGCATACTTCTACTCGCAACAAGCCGGCTGTTGAGCTCCTCTCCTACTGTTTCTTTCTGCAGCTTTCCACATACAAGCCTGCTGGCCTGCGGCGACGTTCCACATACACTCCTGCTGGCCTGCTGCGACTTTCCGCATACAAGCCTGCTGGCCTGCCTAGATACTCAACACACAGTACAAGCCGCTTGCACCCCAACACTCAAGCATGGCAGTTTGTTCCGACTCATTATTGCACTCTTCCTGGCCATACGGTTAAGCAATGAGACAAAGCGGGAACATGCTGGAAAAAAGATTGAATGAAAGACAATAAAAGATAAGGTTATATAATCACTACACAGAGCTAACCCAGATTTCTGTGTGCATTTAGGCATCCAGCTATTAAAGAAGCTGTCACAGAAAGAATGGAAATAAGAGGGAGAAGAACAGTCCCAGGTCTAAATGGAAAGTTCTACACAAATAGGTGGAAGGAATTGTGTCGGACTGAAGACACAAGGGAAACTAGAGCCACTAGTCTGGATTGGCAACTGAATGCAATTTTCATGTTACTCTCCAGACTGTTCTTTTTTGACTGTTCCATTTTGGCTTTTTTCAGCATGTCTCTATTCATAAAGCTCACACACTGGACCTGGTTTTCATTCACTAACTTGACTCCACAATATAACATGGACAAACTTGGATGTAGggatattaattatatttattcctatatatacagtaataaaggaGAAAAGGGAATTGATGAGAAACTGTACAGTTCTGTACTGCAACTTCCTGAAGTTGTTGTAACAACTGTTGGATATCATTAAACTATGGGCAGATAGCAGAAATAGGTAAACAAAAGTTTAAACAAGCCAACTGATCAGTTAAGGACTTTGATGAGCACCAGTGATTAAAAGCTCAGTTGAAAAAAAACCCACGAGAGACAGTCATCTCTCAAAACCAGAGTTGGAAACCATTAATCTAATGGGGCAGACGTAAGCAGTGGTGTTCTGCAGGTATCTGTTTTGGGTCCATTACTTTATgctttaccttttacttttttctcaTAAAGATTCAGACCTGAGTGTTATATGTAGATATTTCTCTGCCCTCATTAGGACAAAAAggtgaagcaataaaaaagcaaacaaaatactTGGGCATTGAGAAAAATGtgtgaaatttaaataaatggtcATTATGCTTAAGATTTTTAAGACCTCACAATAGTGTGTAGTTTCAGTCAcctaccacaaaaaaaaaagacttcaatGTTGAAACTTTACACTTTTATGgatgaaagaagttaaatgttaaaaatcattttctgaCTGGAATGGATAGAAAGTAAATTAACCAAAAACACTGCTTAGTGTAAGGAACACCCTTTAATGGCCATACCTCTGCTAATTTGATTGATCTCTCTAattttctcattccagaaagtgTTACGATTTCTTGTCCATAAACTTAACCCTCCATTTACTACAAATCCAAATTCTACATCTTGAGGAACCCTTGGCCAGTCttactcatattttaattagataGCTGCATGGTGCCAGAGCAAAGATCAGAAGACGAATAGAGCAGCAGAAGAAAAATTCTGCACTGTGATTCTCTTGACCCATCGTGTTGCAGTTTAGTTTGCGTTTGCTCATCGATCGAGAGTACAGCTGTCCTTGGAAGGAGAGGCCGTTTTCCCACACTCGGTAACATACCTTACTATTCATTATGAGACAGCTTCACAGGTAACTCACACTAAGAACACTCATCACTGGTCTTCCAAAAGACACCACCGCTCAAGGTTCAAGTGACCCATCATCACTAAAACCctaacacttacagtacaacacaCTATTGCTGGAGAGCGAGCCGAGACTCTGAACAATGCCAGGCTGAGATTACAGAGTAAAGGATCACACCTACTAAAAACTACAGTCATTTACCAAGAAAACATTCAACACAAGATTTCCTCTTCATATTTTTATTGGTTCATTTAAGTTAATATTCATCTGAACTCATTAAAGCTGTTCTTTGCCATAAGTGCTAGACATCAGGGTTAGGGATGGTCCTGGAGGTTGGCCGGTGTGTCTCTCAGTCTCATTGTCTCTGGGTCAGAGTCTGGAAACACTACCCATCATACTGAGTTTACACTTGCTATTTCCCCAGCAAGAAAACTGCACCTTACAGTTGCAGATTATCTCACGCAGCTTTCACAAAACTAATACAAGTTTTTATGTGGAGATTAAATAGTTCTATGCAATGAAACATGCTGCACATTTGAGTACGGAGGGAGCTGCGCTGTGATCACGGCTCTATGACTGctgacacagagacactgcagTCAGTGGACAGACAGGACCACCAGCTCACCTCCAGGCTCCTGCTCAAACCAGAGAAATAAATACATCAAACTTGGGGACAAAGAGTAGGCATTCAGGGTTTCAAGCAGTCTttaacattttactgtacagcAGTCAGGATGTAGAATATAAATTCTAGtaacaaaaaatatacatttttcattgcattattttcttatctattttttctaaaataaatagaaaagatCCCCCATTTCACTTGCAATGTGTTCGATACTGTGGGCAGAGCATGATCAGAGCCACGATTGGGTCAGGGAGACCGTGGGCGGAGCTGTGCAGAGCCATGATTGGGACATTAAGACCGTGGGCGGAGCTGTGCAGAGCCACGATTGGGTCACAGAGACTGCAGGCGGGCGGAGCTGTGCAGAGCCAGGAGTAGGTTACTCCCAAACTGTGGCCAGATTTGTATAGTACTGGATCTGAGACTACAGGCAGAGCTATGCAATGCCATGAATGGTCATTCCCAGTCCCTGGGCAAATTGTGTTTGGTGCTCAGTCAGCAAGACTGTGggcagagctacagtatgcagTGCCAGGACTGGGTCACCGATACATAGCATAGAGCCAGCTGGTTAACCTAAATGGACTGTGTGGCATGAAAAAGAGTGCAATCTGTACTATAAAGTGGGAGTAATAAGTTTTTCATGCCACACTGACCACTTTTCTGTCATACACCAATAAATTGCAGTTTCAATAGTTCATCTTCTAGTAAATTATTTCAGTGGCCAGAAACCAGCACTTTGTATCTAAAGAACAAGGAGTGAATAGTGCGAGGAGTGTGACAACAAAGCCCTGGAAGGCATACAAGTGGACCCTGGCACTGTGGAGTACATGCTTTATGTCTCAGTTTCCTTTCCATTTTCCATTCCTCTATGCCTGCATTCGATATTTCTCCAAGCAATGCTTGGCTCCTGCTCCTACCCCCTCCTGCAGTActgtctccagcctgtcaagtgACCTTCTGGACATTAAGGAGTAGATCTGAATAGCACTGCACTAATGGTTTACTCTACGAACAAAACCAATGCCAGAGTGACCCTGGACTTTGGTTTCACATTAATGATACCAGACAGACAAGTCTGTCTTTCCTGAGCTGGGGTCTCCACACTCAAGGATCACCTGTCAGGGGTTCGTCAAGGAGCAAAGCTACTCAGAGGGACACGTGGGAGTGAACGGGCTGAATCCTCCACTTAGAGACAGTGCTGGACCCTGAAGTTAACAATTTTCTCTCAGGCTCTTGGAAAATCCCTCCCTCTcatctcctctctcactcctgctATAACTCCTGAGGAAATTCTGCCTCTTAACCGAATATGCTGCACAGGTACAGTCACCCAGAGTCCAGGAGCCAGTTTACATTTCACCACCCCAGAGAAAATATGAACAAGAGACCAATATTTATACCAAGAACAACAGCAGTTTGGACCTCCAGAGCACCTCCTGAAGCACCAAGTGGTGCCTCTCTACGTCTGCGCCTCTGGCAGGGGCAGGCTGGGTTCGGCGCTGTGTCCGGGGGTATGTTGAGAGGGTCCCAAGGTCTTGGCGTTTCGACACAGTAGCCCTCGTGCTGCCTCTCCATTCAAGTTCTTGTAGGGGGGGGGATTCCTCCGGGAGGGGCGCAGACAGGCAGAGGGGAAGCTGAACCCTGCCAGACAGCAGCCCGGACAGGAAATGACCTCATCTTGCTCCAGGGTGGCTGTGCTGGACCCGTGCAATGGATAGGCTGGGCCTCCAGTGTGGCCATGGTAGCCATTGCCCCCCCAGCCCAATGGCCGGCTGACCACAACAgtggtgttgttgttgtcaaggggagggagggggggcagCGAGGGCGGGCCGTTGAAGACCGGCGACTCCCAGCCGTTGGCCAGGATGGAGGATGATGGGGAGGGAGGAGTGAGCCAGGTCTGGCCTGCAGGGGTCCCCTCCAGGAAGACAGAGCCCTCCAGGGTGTCCGGGCTGCTTGAACAGTCCATGGGCTCCCCCAAGCAGAGGGTCTCCAGCTCACCCTCCCCCAGCATTTCCAGGGACACCAGCTCCAGATCCACAGGGGTCCCAGAATCCTCTGTCGTTTCGCCGCCGCTACCCAGATCCTGTGCTATTTGCCCTCTCCCCCCGATGTCCTGAGGCCTCACAGCAGGCTGCCTCCTGATGGGCTCATCCCAGTGTCCCGGCCCAAGCATCTGCCCAACATCCTCTGGGATTTCCTGTCCTTTGCCCTCTCTGTCCTGGAAGGTACTGACAATCATCACCCCCCTGCTTTGCTGTCCCGGGGTACCCTGCTTCTCAGTGGGGGCCACAACAGGGCGCAGAGGACGGGGTAGCTCAGGGGTACAGGGAAGTGAGCGACAGCGGCGGGGGGTTCCTCTGGAGTCCTGCCAGAGATCAGGGGGCGTGGGGGAGGACCCAGTGAAGGGATCAGGGGGCGGAGGCAGGGCAAAGGTCAGAGAGATGACCGACTTGCTGGGCGTGTCGAACAGCTTGATCTTGCCGCCGTTCAGATCGTGGCGCTGCGAGAAGGGGTTGACCCGGGCAGGCGTGCCTGAGAGCAGGGGAGGAGAGTTGGGGGGCAGCATGTCTGACTGGCTGCGGGACAGCCCCCTGTCATGTGGTAGGCCTACAGAGCGCCGCCGAGCCGGGCTGGAGCCAGGGGCCACCAGGGGCCTCACCGGGCTGCCATCTGTGAGAAAAAGGAGAGAGGCAGGGAATATGTTCACTCCCAGCTGACTACCAATACCGTAGACTACAGGTCATTGAAACTTGGCAGACTGGACTGTAACTAAGGGGCAAACACAGCAGTACTTTAAAATCACTTATTTTTGTACTAAGCTGTGTATCAGTGTCAGCAAGCACAGCACCACTTAACCAGACTGGCCCACCTCCTGCTGCAGGCTCCTTGCTCTCCTCCTTCAGAATTTgcttctctcgctctctcctcTCTAGCTCCACCACGATGTCGGAGAAGGAGGGACGCTGGTCTGCACTCATCTGAGAGAGGGAGCGAGACAGGGAGGACAGTATGGAGAGAAAAGACACAGATCAACAGGAATACATcggggaggagagacaggaggaccAGGTGCACAGCATTGTGATAACATTCCAATTTCAGTGAGAGGCGCAGGGGagtccctgtgtgtaacagg
Above is a genomic segment from Lepisosteus oculatus isolate fLepOcu1 chromosome 1, fLepOcu1.hap2, whole genome shotgun sequence containing:
- the tesk1b gene encoding dual specificity testis-specific protein kinase 2 translates to MDRAEPDQESSDPSVIGAAGPNRLRPSSYRALRSAVSSLARIDDFYCEKIGSGFFSDVFKVRHRITGQVMVLKMNKLASNRANMLREVQLMNRLCHPNILRFLGVCVHEGQLHALTEYINGGNLEQLLDSDVYLSWAVRMGLSLDIARGLQYLHSKGIFHRDLTSKNCLVRCENGLFTAVVGDFGLAEKIPDYSEGVEKQPLAVVGSPYWMAPEVLRGELYNEKADVFAYGIILCEIIARIQADPDFLPRAEDFGLDVESFQHMVGDCPPCFLQLAVNCCNMSADQRPSFSDIVVELERREREKQILKEESKEPAAGDGSPVRPLVAPGSSPARRRSVGLPHDRGLSRSQSDMLPPNSPPLLSGTPARVNPFSQRHDLNGGKIKLFDTPSKSVISLTFALPPPPDPFTGSSPTPPDLWQDSRGTPRRCRSLPCTPELPRPLRPVVAPTEKQGTPGQQSRGVMIVSTFQDREGKGQEIPEDVGQMLGPGHWDEPIRRQPAVRPQDIGGRGQIAQDLGSGGETTEDSGTPVDLELVSLEMLGEGELETLCLGEPMDCSSSPDTLEGSVFLEGTPAGQTWLTPPSPSSSILANGWESPVFNGPPSLPPLPPLDNNNTTVVVSRPLGWGGNGYHGHTGGPAYPLHGSSTATLEQDEVISCPGCCLAGFSFPSACLRPSRRNPPPYKNLNGEAARGLLCRNAKTLGPSQHTPGHSAEPSLPLPEAQT